A window from Setaria italica strain Yugu1 chromosome VIII, Setaria_italica_v2.0, whole genome shotgun sequence encodes these proteins:
- the LOC101782508 gene encoding putative disease resistance protein RGA4, giving the protein MAGLAVSLVVGPLVSLVKEKASNYLLDKYKVMEGMEKQHEVLKRKLPAILDVIADAEKQASHQKGVKVWLGRLKTVAYQAIDIFDEFEYEALRRQAKKNGHITKLGKAGVKLFPTHNRVIFRIRMASKLQRVVGAIKVLVDQMNDFGFNRLQHQQAPALKEGRETDSNIVDPKNIVSRSRHEERKKIVEILVNDQATNGDLKVLPIVGMGGLGKTTLAQLIYNDPQVKDHFQLLKWVCVSDDFNLCNLANKICNASEGSLEKALKELQEQLKGKRYLLVLDDVWDEESFLDKWEKFKACLEQGGVGSAVLTTTRNTEIAQLMGTVGISHERKYLDVGNLGKEFIQEIIETRAFSLHKRDDELVNLVGPIAERCAGSPLAAKALGSILRKKTTTEEWEDVLQRSNICTVETGILPILKLSYDELPTDMKPCFAFCALYPKDYQIDVDNLIQLWMANGFIVFEQNKVPIETVGKRIVNEMVSRSLFEHVEQDPTKFGYSSTTFLKIHDLMHDVAVSATEDEYIYVTDEMDESGKLLPSATRHIHFETWEGQLFANIDILSIRTLLVVPGRYYRDELHSSKYSSLRALALPASYYKYLPMKPKNLHHLRYLDISKSTIKALPDDISILYNLQTLKLSGCEELSMLPKQMKYMTALCHLYTDGCTKLQCMPPELGRLTSLRTLTCFVVSSDSDCSSLGELKNLNIGGSLELKQLENVTEARNARQANLGNKKELRQLSLRWTSGKGEEQQCNEVLEVLEVHDRLLALEIEAYQGTNFPLWMGALRNMVELRLSDCSKSEQLPPLCQLPALQLLHLEGLTQLQFLCSSCTSSTFGKLKDLKLDYLPNFDRFYDQVVQEELVAFPQLEKLHIEGCRELTALPEAGVLRKWYDGGEYTMVRSAFPELKSLVLIDLWSFERWEAAIEIEVEHALFPLLETVRIYRCDKLTTLPRAPKLRELCLSMNYYKNQQRSLGATRYMTSLSNLKLERVEVDGKDKWDYISSVTNMHLDSCSLFFQSHALALWACFRQLQDLVIRRANDLIYWPENEFQNLVSLRRLYIGDCESLVGYAPDQATLERSQLLPCLESLSISFCDSLVEVFNPTPALKEMDVEYCKNLKTISFKQQDKTSLNAGHPSTDVIMASTAVQDLSPSAGRSNFLPSSLETLTIDECDGLLEVLNLPSSLKEIYISGCSQLQILSGELDALSYLSDDCPAIKDLRERYGIHF; this is encoded by the exons ATGGCTGGACTAGCGGTCAGCCTGGTGGTGGGCCCACTGGTGTCCCTGGTGAAGGAGAAGGCGTCCAACTATCTCCTGGACAAGTACAAGGTGATGGAGGGTATGGAGAAGCAGCACGAGGTCCTCAAGCGCAAGCTGCCTGCCATCCTCGACGTCATCGCCGACGCTGAGAAGCAGGCGTCCCACCAGAAAGGAGTGAAGGTATGGCTTGGCAGGCTCAAGACGGTGGCATACCAGGCGATCGACATCTTTGATGAGTTCGAGTATGAGGCGCTCCGTCGTCAAGCCAAGAAGAATGGGCACATCACCAAGCTTGGCAAGGCTGGAGTAAAGCTCTTTCCTACCCACAACCGTGTTATATTCCGTATCAGGATGGCCAGCAAGCTTCAACGCGTTGTTGGCGCCATCAAGGTCCTTGTGGATCAAATGAACGACTTTGGGTTCAACAGGCTTCAACACCAGCAGGCACCAGCACTGAAGGAGGGGCGTGAGACGGATTCCAATATCGTTGATCCTAAAAATATTGTTAGCCGATCTAGGCACgaggaaaggaagaaaattgTTGAGATATTGGTCAACGATCAAGCTACCAATGGTGATCTCAAGGTTCTTCCCATCGTTGGAATGGGAGGTTTGGGCAAGACTACCCTCGCTCAGCTCATCTACAACGATCCTCAAGTCAAGGATCATTTTCAGCTACTAAAGTGGGTGTGTGTGTCAGATGATTTCAATCTATGTAATCTTGCCAACAAAATTTGCAACGCTTCGGAGGGTTCCCTTGAAAAGGCACTGAAGGAGCTTCAGGAACAGCTTAAGGGAAAGAG GTACCTTCTTGTATTGGATGACGTATGGGATGAGGAGAGCTTCTTGGACAAGTGGGAAAAGTTCAAGGCCTGTCTTGAACAAGGTGGTGTCGGTAGTGCCGTACTAACAACCACCCGTAACACAGAAATAGCTCAATTAATGGGTACAGTTGGGATCTCACACGAAAGGAAATACCTTGATGTCGGAAATTTAGGCAAGGAATTCATACAGGAAATTATTGAAACAAGAGCATTCAGTTTGCATAAGCGAGATGATGAGCTTGTAAACCTGGTTGGTCCGATTGCAGAGAGATGTGCTGGGTCGCCATTGGCAGCCAAAGCTCTGGGGTCTATATTGCGTAAGAAGACCACTACGGAAGAATGGGAGGATGTGCTACAGAGAAGCAACATATGCACTGTTGAGACTGGAATTTTGCCTATACTTAAGCTTAGCTACGATGAGTTGCCAACTGACATGAAGCCATGCTTTGCTTTTTGTGCTCTGTATCCAAAGGATTATCAAATTGATGTGGACAACCTTATCCAACTATGGATGGCTAATGGTTTTATCGTCTTCGAACAAAACAAGGTACCAATTGAAACCGTGGGTAAACGGATTGTCAACGAGATGGTTTCAAGGTCATTGTTCGAGCATGTGGAGCAAGATCCAACAAAGTTCGGGTATagttctacaacttttttgAAGATCCATGACCTTATGCACGATGTTGCAGTGTCTGCTACAGAAGACGAGTACATATATGTAACTGATGAAATGGATGAAAGTGGTAAATTACTTCCAAGTGCTACCCGCCATATACATTTTGAAACATGGGAGGGACAACTTTTTGCAAATATTGATATTTTATCTATCCGAACGTTGCTTGTAGTTCCTGGGAGATATTATCGAGATGAGCTGCATTCATCCAAATATAGTTCTCTGCGAGCACTTGCTCTACCAGCATCATATTATAAATATTTGCCAATGAAACCAAAGAATCTGCACCACCTTAGGTACCTTGATATCTCTAAGAGTACAATCAAAGCACTTCCAGATGACATAAGCATACTATATAATCTTCAGACACTTAAACTTTCTGGTTGTGAGGAACTTAGTATGCTTCCGAAGCAAATGAAGTACATGACTGCCCTTTGTCATCTCTACACTGATGGATGCACCAAGTTACAGTGTATGCCTCCGGAGCTTGGACGACTCACCTCTCTTCGAACACTTACATGTTTTGTAGTGAGCAGTGACTCGGATTGTAGTAGTCTTGGAGAGCTAAAAAATTTGAACATTGGTGGTTCACTAGAGCTAAAGCAGCTCGAAAATGTGACAGAAGCAAGAAATGCAAGACAAGCAAATCTTGGAAATAAGAAGGAACTGAGACAGCTGTCATTAAGGTGGACAAGTGGTAAGGGGGAGGAACAGCAATGTAACGAGGTGCTAGAGGTTCTCGAAGTTCATGATAGACTACTAGCTCTAGAAATAGAAGCCTACCAAGGCACCAATTTTCCATTATGGATGGGTGCGTTAAGAAACATGGTTGAGCTTCGGCTATCTGATTGTAGCAAATCTGAGCAGCTTCCTCCATTGTGCCAGTTACCAGCACTACAGCTTCTTCATTTGGAAGGATTGACACAGTTGCAGTTCTTGTGCAGCAGTTGTACATCCTCCACATTTGGAAAGCTTAAGGATCTTAAGCTTGATTATCTTCCTAATTTTGATAGGTTTTATGATCAGGTAGTGCAAGAAGAGCTAGTAGCATTTCCTCAGCTCGAGAAATTGCATATTGAAGGCTGCAGAGAATTGACAGCATTACCAGAAGCGGGAGTGCTCAGAAAATGGTATGATGGTGGAGAATATACAATGGTCCGCTCAGCATTCCCAGAATTGAAGAGCCTCGTATTGATAGATTTATGGAGCTTTGAGAGATGGGAGGCTGCCATTGAAATTGAAGTAGAACATGCACTATTCCCTTTGCTTGAGACTGTCCGTATTTATCGTTGCGACAAGTTAACCACTCTGCCTAGAGCACCAAAGCTCAGGGAACTATGCCTATCTATGAATTATTATAAAAACCAACAGAGGTCCCTGGGAGCAACTAGATATATGACGTCACTGTCCAATTTGAAACTGGAAAGAGTCGAGGTGGATGGCAAGGACAAATGGGACTATATTTCATCTGTGACAAATATGCACCTTGACTCCTGCAGTTTGTTCTTCCAATCACATGCACTAGCTCTGTGGGCTTGTTTTCGGCAGCTGCAAGATCTGGTTATCAGGAGGGCGAATGACCTAATCTACTGGCCGGAAAACGAGTTCCAAAATTTGGTTTCCTTGCGGAGGCTGTATATTGGGGATTGCGAGAGTCTGGTTGGATATGCTCCTGACCAGGCAACATTAGAAAGGAGCCAACTTTTGCCCTGCCTCGAGTCTCTAAGTATATCTTTTTGCGATAGTCTGGTAGAGGTCTTCAACCCTACCCCTGCCCTCAAGGAGATGGATGTTGAATACTGTAAAAATCTGAAGACCATATCCTTCAAGCAACAGGACAAGACATCATTAAATGCAGGTCATCCTAGCACTGACGTCATCATGGCATCCACTGCTGTACAGGATCTCTCACCATCCGCCGGCCGGAGTAATTTCCTTCCATCATCTCTAGAAACTCTGACAATCGATGAATGTGATGGATTGTTAGAGGTTCTCAATCTTCCCTCATCCCTTAAAGAAATATATATTAGTGGTTGCTCCCAACTACAAATCCTATCAGGCGAGCTGGATGCACTCAGTTACCTATCAGACGACTGTCCAGCTATAAAGGACCTGCGGGAGCGGTATGGCATCCATTTCTGA
- the LOC111258282 gene encoding uncharacterized protein LOC111258282: MVNLSFQTWEDHMERYTMHDLVHDLVALIMGDELIVSYVASKNNKAHSQKYCRYASVTKYDHTTRLSNVLPSKVRALHFSDSGKLDLSCEAFSFAKCLHILDFSGCSGLLLPASIGQLKQLKYLTAPRMQNEVLPEFMTELPKLQYLNLNGSSNISGLPESMGKLGSLRYLGLSGCSGISKLPGSFGDLKCMMHLDMSGCSGISELPNLLGNLTNLHHLDLSECSNLKAIPESLCGLMHLQYLNLSSCRSITRLPMGIGGVVHLSTLDIRVTNVREVPWRIQGNTLVLVDDFYSDKMVKLAEGVISSSGANCKGALFIVFVDPFNPRYQPLQVPLLRVDGRHMKVPQWVKQGFFNVCTLDIRLCKLVHEDLEFLKTQMPNLQALQLRFEVLPREPVAFTGGGFKKLETFCVDCRLPRLTFKREAMPKLKHLEFKFYTSTASQDYYMGIKHLDSLEKVVFRCSKNYTIDGRGIRETIDVLSKEAVEHPNEITLWVNDMKPEVFGSGATLSAWPQCANPLSVGGIGRMLPMRTRS, from the coding sequence ATGGTTAACTTATCATTTCAGACTTGGGAAGATCATATGGAGCGGTACACTATGCACGACCTGGTGCATGATCTGGTAGCATTGATCATGGGTGATGAGTTAATTGTTTCTTATGTTGCATCAAAGAATAATAAAGCACATAGCCAGAAATATTGTCGCTATGCATCGGTTACCAAATATGACCACACAACAAGGTTATCCAATGTTTTACCCTCAAAGGTGAGGGCACTTCATTTCTCAGATAGCGGCAAGCTGGATCTCTCATGTGAGGCATTTTCGTTTGCAAAGTGCTTGCATATTTTGGATTTTAGTGGATGCTCTGGTTTACTGTTGCCAGCCTCTATTGGGCAACTGAAGCAGCTGAAGTACCTTACTGCTCCACGAATGCAAAATGAAGTTCTTCCAGAGTTTATGACTGAGCTACCAAAACTGCAGTACCTGAACCTCAATGGATCTTCTAACATTTCCGGACTACCAGAATCAATGGGCAAGCTCGGGTCACTGAGATATCTGGGTTTGTCAGGTTGTTCTGGCATATCAAAACTGCCAGGATCATTTGGTGATTTAAAATGTATGATGCATCTTGACATGTCAGGTTGTTCTGGGATAAGTGAACTACCAAATTTACTTGGTAATCTCACAAATTTGCATCATCTTGATTTATCTGAATGTTCCAATCTCAAGGCAATACCTGAATCTTTGTGTGGCCTCATGCATCTCCAGTATTTGAACTTATCATCTTGTCGTTCTATCACACGGTTACCCATGGGAATTGGGGGAGTGGTGCATTTAAGCACTCTGGACATTAGAGTGACTAATGTCAGAGAGGTACCCTGGAGAATTCAAGGCAATACTCTGGTGCTTGTTGATGACTTTTATTCTGATAAAATGGTGAAGTTGGCAGAGGGGGTTATCTCCTCTTCTGGAGCAAATTGCAAGGGGGCCCTATTCATCGTGTTCGTCGACCCTTTCAACCCGAGGTATCAACCTCTACAAGTTCCGCTGCTTAGAGTTGACGGGAGACACATGAAAGTACCGCAGTGGGTCAAGCAAGGCTTTTTCAATGTCTGCACTTTAGATATCAGGCTCTGCAAACTGGTGCACGAAGACCTCGAGTTTCTGAAGACGCAGATGCCCAACCTGCAGGCCCTCCAACTAAGGTTCGAGGTCCTCCCACGGGAGCCGGTTGCCTTCACTGGTGGAGGGTTCAAGAAGCTAGAGACGTTCTGCGTCGATTGCCGTCTGCCACGGCTGACCTTCAAGCGTGAAGCCATGCCAAAGCTGAAGCATCTTGAGTTCAAGTTCTACACAAGCACAGCAAGTCAAGACTACTACATGGGCATCAAGCATCTCGACAGTCTTGAGAAGGTCGTGTTCCGATGCTCCAAGAACTATACAATTGACGGTCGGGGCATCCGCGAGACAATTGATGTACTGAGCAAAGAAGCCGTGGAGCACCCAAACGAGATCACCCTTTGGGTCAATGACATGAAACCTGAGGTTTTCGGCAGCGGCGCAACATTATCT
- the LOC101782100 gene encoding uncharacterized protein LOC101782100, translating into MTEPATGGQRWQSGSAGRAGSRGSPGHSQNVGAVNVQTRPELSEKLAQSEQAREAHRQDNQVHHEENRKVNNHMSRMEEEWAQMKKHMSANCSQHDSPGSAGTRDHDGY; encoded by the exons ATGACCGAGCCGGCGACGGGCGGCCAGCGCTGGCAAAGCGGctcggccgggcgggcgggcagTCGTGGGTCTCCAGGCCACAG tCAGAATGTTGGTGCAGTGAACGTTCAGACTAGACCGGAACTCAGTGAAAAACTAGCACAATCTGAGCAAGCAAGAGAAGCACATCGGCAAGATAATCAAGTCCATCATGAAGAAAATCGAAAGGTTAACAATCATATGAGCCGAATGGAAGAAGAATGGGCACAGATGAAGAAGCATATGAGTGCTAACTGTAGCCAACATGACTCACCAGGATCAGCT GGAACAAGAGATCATGATGGATATTAG